The following are from one region of the Aspergillus luchuensis IFO 4308 DNA, chromosome 4, nearly complete sequence genome:
- a CDS encoding uncharacterized protein (COG:S;~EggNog:ENOG410PUXW) produces MYHPSSTEHRNDVPYIEQNAADEQSAVATSRLFNWHRSYDDGIWLDDGTGDIQTIRRLQQHQWIIDPFAGSELDDLVEEPKDRELSFESILRWMDEAENHRH; encoded by the exons ATGTatcatccctcctccacagagCATCGTAATGA CGTCCCCTACATCGAACAAAATGCTGCTGATGAACAGTCAGCGGTTGCAACATCTCGTCTGTTCAATTGGCATAGAAGCTACGATGATGGCATATGGCTTGATGATGGAACGGGCGACATTCAAACGATTCGTCGACTCCAGCAACATCAATGGATTATCGATCCATTTGCTGGAAGTGAGCTTGATGATCTAGTTGAAGAACCTAAGGATCGCGAGCTCAGCTTCGAGAGTATCTtgcggtggatggatgaagctGAGAACCATCGACACTAG
- the SSL2 gene encoding TFIIH/NER complex ATPase/helicase subunit SSL2 (BUSCO:EOG09260HSP;~COG:L;~EggNog:ENOG410PH2J;~InterPro:IPR001161,IPR027417,IPR032830,IPR001650, IPR032438,IPR014001,IPR006935;~PFAM:PF00271,PF04851,PF13625,PF16203;~go_function: GO:0003677 - DNA binding [Evidence IEA];~go_function: GO:0003678 - DNA helicase activity [Evidence IEA];~go_function: GO:0005524 - ATP binding [Evidence IEA];~go_function: GO:0016787 - hydrolase activity [Evidence IEA];~go_process: GO:0006289 - nucleotide-excision repair [Evidence IEA];~go_process: GO:0006367 - transcription initiation from RNA polymerase II promoter [Evidence IEA]), translating into MPIKRKATDSGRSSRASKRPTPVPDVGSSDEYSDYEEEVKDDNLKGVLEKFSLESKSAAVQRQDPDFGYKDFSSLSLKPDHANRPLWIDPLKGTITLESFSPLAPQAQDFLTTIAEPLSRPTHLHEYRLTGNSLYAAVSVGLLPQDIINFLDRLSKTPLPDTIKSFILDFTKSYGKIKVVLKHNRFFVESTDPAMLQMLLQDEVIGSQRLKGTEGIIQQAAPKMGGLVIPGTKDAAGVRQASEQKPAEDGAGEARKEDDILLAIRDDDDDEEEVQVHSFEIPNEAVEPVKARCQAMGCPALEEYDFRNDEINPTLDIDLKPAARIRSYQEKSLSKMFGNGRAKSGIIVLPCGAGKTLVGITAGCTIKKGTIVLCTSSMSVVQWRNEFLRWSNIDPGDIAVFTSDNKEKFRRSTGIIVSTYSMVSQTRARSHDAQKMMDWIQSREWGLMILDEVHVVPASMFRKVTSAIACQSKLGLTATLLREDDKIKDLNFLIGPKLYEANWMELAEQGHIAKVQCAEVWCPMTTEFYSEYMREKSRKAALLYIMNPRKFQACQFLIDYHEKRGDKVIVFSDNVYALQRYALKLNKAYIYGGTPQNERMRILENFQHNEQVNTIFLSKIGDTSLDLPEATCLIQISSHYGSRRQEAQRLGRILRAKRRNDEGFNAFFYSLVSKDTDEMFYSSKRQAFLVDQGYAFKVITHLQGIENLEGLAYATPSERRELLQEVMLQNETSAEVEHVTDDLFSGRSGGQRKGAVKRSAATLSGLAGGEDMAYIEYNKSRNKQLKDKVGHHPLFRKLERERLKRKKELEDFMR; encoded by the exons atgCCCATCAAACGCAAAGCTACGGATAGCGGTCGGTCAAGTAGAGCATCGAAACGGCCCACACCTGTGCCGGATGTTGGTAGTAGTGATGAATACTCAGActacgaggaagaagtcaaggATGATAACTTGAAAG GTGTCTTGGAGAAGTTCTCTCTCGAATCCAAAAGCGCCGCCGTACAGAGACAGGACCCCGATTTCGGTTACAAGGACTTTTCCTCGCTATCGTTGAAACCCGATCATGCGAACCGCCCGCTCTGGATCGATCCTCTCAAAGGAACTATCACTTTGGAGAGTTTCTCGCCGCTTGCACCCCAGGCGCAGGACTTCTTGACTACTATCGCCGAACCGCTGTCGCGTCCGACCCATTTGCACGAATACCGATTGACGGGAAATAGTTTGTATGCGGCTGTCTCGGTGGGTTTGCTGCCTCAGGATATTATCAACTTTTTGGATCGATTGTCGAAAACGCCGCTTCCGGATACCATCAAGTCGTTCATTCTCGACTTCACGAAATCATACGGAAAGATCAAGGTCGTGCTGAAACATAACCGCTTCTTCGTGGAGAGCACCGATCCGGCGATGTTGCAaatgctgctgcaggatgaggTTATTGGGTCTCAGAGATTGAAAGGCACGGAGGGCATTATTCAGCAGGCGGCCCCGAAAATGGGCGGCTTGGTGATTCCGGGTACAAAGGATGCAGCGGGTGTTAGGCAGGCCTCGGAGCAGAAGCCGGCGGAAGACGGCGCAGGCGAAGCTCGTAAAGAGGACGATATCCTGCTGGCGATTcgcgacgatgatgacgatgaggaggaagttcAAGTGCACAGTTTCGAAATCCCCAACGAGGCAGTCGAACCCGTCAAGGCGCGCTGTCAGGCCATGGGCTGTCCAGCGCTGGAGGAGTATGATTTTCGAAATGATGAGATCAATCCCACTTTGGATATCGACTTGAAGCCAGCCGCAAGAATTCGAAGCTACCAAGAAAAGAGTTTGAGTAAGATGTTCGGTAACGGACGTGCGAAGAGTGGAATCATTGTCTTGCCTTGTGGTGCAGGAAAGACGCTGGTGGGTATCACGGCGGGCTGCACAATCAAAAAGGGAACAATTGTCTTGTGTACCAGTTCGATGTCGGTCGTGCAATGGCGTAACGAGTTCTTGCGCTGGTCCAACATTGACCCCGGTGACATTGCCGTGTTCACATCAGACAACAAGGAGAAGTTCCGTCGATCGACTGGTATCATCGTATCCACTTACTCCATGGTGTCCCAGACGCGTGCTCGGTCGCATGAtgcgcagaagatgatggattggatcCAGTCACGAGAGTGGGGTCTGATGATTCTTGACGAGGTGCACGTCGTGCCTGCGTCGATGTTCCGAAAGGTCACGTCGGCAATTGCGTGTCAGAGTAAATTGGGATTGACTGCAACGCTGTTGCGAGAGGATGACAAGATCAAGGATCTGAACTTCTTGATTGGTCCGAAATTGTACGAAGCCAACTGGATGGAACTGGCCGAGCAAGGGCACATTGCCAAGGTTCAATGCGCCGAGGTGTGGTGTCCGATGACGACTGAATTTTACTCTGAATACATGAGAGAGAAGTCACGAAAGGCTGCTCTTCTGTACATCATGAACCCGCGGAAATTCCAAGCCTGCCAGTTCCTGATCGACTACCATGAGAAGCGAGGCGACAAGGTCATTGTCTTTTCCGACAACGTCTATGCTCTTCAACGATATGCCCTCAAATTGAACAAGGCCTATATCTACGGTGGTACTCCGCAGAACGAGCGCATGCGCATTCTGGAGAACTTCCAGCACAATGAACAAGtcaacaccatcttcctctccaagaTCGGAGACACATCGCTCGATCTGCCGGAAGCCACTTGTCTGATCCAGATTTCGTCTCACTACGGTTCCCGTCGTCAGGAAGCCCAACGACTTGGTCGTATTCTGCGAGCCAAGCGTCGTAACGACGAGGGATTCAACGCCTTTTTCTACTCGCTCGTGTCGAAAGACACAGATGAAATGTTCTACTCCTCCAAGCGACAGGCTTTCCTTGTCGACCAGGGCTACGCGTTCAAGGTCATTACTCACCTGCAAGGCATAGAAAACCTGGAGGGTCTGGCGTACGCCACACCAAGCGAACGGCGTGAGCTGCTGCAGGAGGTGATGTTACAGAACGAGACCTCTGCTGAGGTAGAGCACGTCACGGACGATCTCTTCTCAGGACGTTCGGGCGGCCAGCGAAAGGGAGCAGTCAAGCGCAGTGCGGCGACGCTCAGCGGCCTGGCCGGCGGTGAAGACATGGCGTATATTGAGTACAACAAGAGCCGGAACAAGCAGCTGAAGGATAAGGTGGGCCATCACCCGCTGTTCCGGAAGCTGGAGCGGGAGCGACTgaagcggaagaaggagttggaggatttCATGCGGTAG
- a CDS encoding uncharacterized protein (COG:S;~EggNog:ENOG410PUXW) produces the protein MLHENGMQIEDSFWYLVTQGCWRALVKKETAKFCSPWMLTSEGAKKNCNWVPVTPDSSLAFDILVDFCISKGLEMELVTGLASVLLLTSRNTPSPILAPAVAAPTASAASPSRAKHAVFYELYQPIDKFLTLSSTQDALDPLICSAFFDPSIPCNFMGAASLGSHHIYEPVSMSLLGRSYSWRTSRLVSEYESIYPTAYMSCGRLLDRYHSILSPKGVLLK, from the exons ATGCTCCATGAGAATGGTATGCAGATCGAGGACTCTTTCTGGTATCTTGTCACGCAAGGCTGCTGGCGAGCACTagtgaagaaagaaacagcaAAATTCTGTTCTCCATGGATGTTGACGAGTGAGGGGGCTAAGAAAAACTG CAATTGGGTGCCAGTCACACCGGATTCGTCACTGGCCTTTGATATTCTTGTGGATTTTTGCATATCAAAAGGCCTGGAAATGGAGTTAGTCACAGGCCTTGCGTCTGTTTTATTATTGACGTCACGGAACACACCTTCGCCTATCCTCGCTCCTGCTGTAGCAGCCCcaactgcttctgctgcctccCCATCAAGGGCAAAACACGCGGTATTTTATGAGCTTTACCAGCCAATTGATAAATTTCTCACTTTGAGCTCCACGCAAGACGCCTTGGACCCGTTAATATGCAGTGCCTTTTTTGACCCATCTATTCCCTGTAATTTCATGGGAGCTGCATCTTTGGGT AGCCATCACATATACGAACCCGTCTCTATGTCACTTCTGGGGCGCAGCTATTCGTGGAGGACAAGTAGACTCGTTTCTGAGTATGAGTCTATATACCCTACCGCCTATATGTCTTGTGGCCGCCTTTTGGACAGATACCACTCAATCCTTTCTCCAAAGGGGGTATTGCTCAAgtga
- a CDS encoding uncharacterized protein (COG:S;~EggNog:ENOG410PPTK;~InterPro:IPR031833;~PFAM:PF15932;~TransMembrane:1 (o6-25i)), producing MNTIRSTWIGWGTLCVAGGGAYYFAKKSINADRQTRFEAEVKRKAQLAAMEAEHRRQNAPNNVPTPSPTEDPSLKRAQLVRADDVGSPSAEASHDPAPTRHEPETEAERVLEKSKYEATQPFRPPKGNRL from the exons ATGAACACG ATTCGATCTACATG GATAGGCTGGGGCACCCTTTGCGTCG CTGGCGGCGGAGCCTACTACTTTGCTAAGAAATCCATCAACGCCGACCGCCAGACCCGATTCGAAGCGGAAGTGAAGCGCAAGGCGCAGCTGGCTGCGATGGAAGCCGAGCACCGACGCCAGAACGCCCCGAACAATGTCCCGACTCCTAGTCCGACCGAAGATCCGAGCCTGAAGCGCGCCCAGTTAGTGCGTGCCGATGATGTGGGCTCGCCGAGTGCTGAAGCTAGCCATGACCCCGCACCGACTCGTCACGAACCGGAGACTGAAGCTGAGCgggtgctggagaagagtaAATATGAGGCTACGCAGCCTTTCCGGCCTCCGAAGGGAAACCGCTTGTAG
- a CDS encoding uncharacterized protein (COG:S;~EggNog:ENOG410Q255;~InterPro:IPR001338;~PFAM:PF01185;~SECRETED:SignalP(1-24);~go_component: GO:0009277 - fungal-type cell wall [Evidence IEA];~go_function: GO:0005199 - structural constituent of cell wall [Evidence IEA]) — MHLHLTLTTLATITITILTPLTTCVPLSPSSSTSSSPSASSTPSALDTPEGLSAAIAKIIVNETLTDSNNSTCPPSQRSKQCCESINDIASQITQPLGMLIPWIGGIDVSSVLGLDCTGMQDDTPNDQCKHQVMCCDGQPNSEGSSQPVSSACKPYDDAIKDKNDAINDSKQRESMLVAQASASASASASASASASASAGAS, encoded by the exons ATGcacctccacctcacccTAACCACTCTAGCAACCATAACCATAACAATCCTAACCCCTCTAACAACCTGcgttcccctctccccctcctccagcacctccagcAGCCCATCCGCTTCATCAACCCCGTCAGCCCTCGACACACCAGAAGGTCTCTCCGCCGCGATCGCCAAAATCATCGTCAACGAAACCCTAACGGACTCCAACAACTCCACCTGCCCCCCGTCTCAACGGTCAAAACAATGTTGTGAATCTATCAATGATATCGCGTCGCAGATTACCCAGCCTTTGGGCATGTTGATCCCTTGGATTGGGGGGATTGATGTTAGTTCggtgttggggttggatT GTACTGGAATGCAAGACGATACGCCGAATGATCAGTGTAAACATCAGGTTATGTGTTGTGATGGGCAGCCGAAT TCTGAAGGATCATCCCAGCCTGTTTCGTCGGCTTGTAAGCCGTATGACGATGCGATCAAGGATAAGAATGATGCCATTAATGATAGCAAGCAGAGGGAGAGTATGTTGGTCGCGcaggcttctgcttctgcttctgcttctgcgaGTGCCTCGGCGTCTGCGTCTGCGTCTGCTGGTGCTAGCTAG
- a CDS encoding uncharacterized protein (COG:S;~EggNog:ENOG410PZ3I;~TransMembrane:1 (i26-44o)): MSIAMQLARPTIRHFSVRRPRPDTRISRFITSSCLFTAVVLPFVPPALESSREKNNGYPNHNKPHPPLCFHAR, from the exons ATGTCTATCGCCATGCAACTCGCCCGTCCAACCATCCGCCACTTTTCCGTCCGCCGTCCTCGGCCAGACACTCGCATTTCCCGTTTCATCACCAGCTCCTGTCTATTCACGGCCGTGGTGCTTCCCTTCGTACCTCCAGCTCTTGAGAGTTCTCGCGAGAAGAACAATGGATACCCCAATCACAACAA GCCGCACCCACCTCTATGCTTCCACGCGCGCTAA
- a CDS encoding uncharacterized protein (COG:S;~EggNog:ENOG410PQCI;~SECRETED:SignalP(1-24)) — translation MVNPLHNGVATGLLASFLIQQGLALELTAFNPSTTTNTQVKVAAAGAEVQTQDYSSIDLRTSHSFYWGASTSGGSTLGNLTLVDESILPMESFSDMLENIQCTNSSITLGFSDSDAFTYAKNSWTWVNKAANNTFLMVAGVQQCNWNTQRVPFVITAANFQDNSTVRLAGKSATWDDVLRNHEITIGKAPSDMAVELTKRGITEGTKSGSISIDKTASDKSVKILSKDDLTLSAECKSCGTSGEFDVEFKYKVKPKGDNLWDEIGSFVTVQWEVSTAELTITPKDVELDITPALELSGNLTKSYSDEATIASLPLEGIKIPDVFTLDVQLAFDIGASAGPVNGDASISYPMKISLDNDAEAVLDIANEKVTHKNWTPTIKTDGVKLDAEIDATLEAYVKASLELVLSLGKKWGYEAGIYLKPFLAVDFTAEASTSGTCSDTSKNYHYAIEVEPYAGIELGAEVAKVSDEGNPIADATLASFTQSMSSTCIGFDSITSTKTATSTKTKSTDESSSDDETSTKSKSKSKSKSSTKSSSKSASKSASKTKSHPNSASASATPTGHSSTHKHTSSSTKSSETSKSTITSYPKTTSAKATSSHAAASSSAHSVHNHGRSFRQHGRI, via the exons ATGGTTAACCCTCTCCACAATGGAGTGGCCACCGGtctcttggcttccttcctcatccaacaAGGTCTGGCTTTAGAACTGACCGCATTCAACCCTTCTACAACAACGAACACGCAGGTCAAGGTGGCGGCGGCTGGGGCTGAAGTTCAAACTCAGGACTATTCTAGCATTGATCTGCGAACCAGTCACTCGTTTTACTGGGGTG CCTCTACCAGTGGCGGGTCCACCTTGGGTAATCTGACTCTTGTGGACGAAAGCATTCTCCCCATGGAGTCTTTCAGCGATATGCTGGAGAACATTCAGTGCACCAACTCGAGTATTACCTTGGGCTTCTCAGACTCAGATGCGTTCACCTATGCAAAGAACTCGTGGACTTGGGTGAACAAGGCCGCCAACAACACATTTCTTATGGTGGCTGGCGTCCAGCAATGTAACTGGAACACCCAACGTGTTCCTTTCGTCATTACGGCTGCCAACTTTCAAGACAACTCTACAGTACGGTTGGCCGGCAAATCGGCGACCTGGGATGATGTCCTTAGAAACCATGAGATCACCATCGGCAAGGCCCCAAGTGACATGGCAGTCGAGCTCACCAAGCGAGGCATAACTGAAGGAACCAAGTCTGGTTCGATCAGTATCGACAAAACCGCGTCCGACAAATCAGTCAAAATTCTCTCGAAAGATGACCTCACACTCAGCGCTGAATGCAAATCATGCGGCACCAGTGGTGAATTTGACGTTGAATTCAAGTACAAAGTCAAGCCAAAGGGCGACAATCTTTGGGACGAGATTGGTAGCTTCGTGACTGTGCAGTGGGAAGTCTCGACCGCTGAGCTTACAATTACACCAAAAGATGTCGAGCTAGACATCACCCCGGCCCTGGAACTGAGCGGAAACCTGACCAAATCCTACTCGGATGAAGCGACAATCGCTTCATTACCCCTTGAGGGAATCAAAATTCCGGACGTTTTCACCTTGGACGTTCAGCTTGCTTTCGACATCGGAGCCAGTGCAGGTCCCGTTAATGGCGATGCGTCCATCTCCTACCCCATGAAGATTTCGCTCGACAACGATGCAGAGGCTGTGCTCGACATTGCGAACGAGAAGGTCACCCACAAAAACTGGACACCAACCATCAAGACTGATGGCGTTAAGCTTGATGCCGAAATCGATGCCACTCTCGAGGCCTATGTCAAGGCTTCCCTTGAGCTAGTCCTTTCGCTCGGTA AAAAATGGGGATACGAAGCCGGTATCTATCTCAAGCCCTTCCTGGCAGTAGACTTCACTGCCGAAGCTT CCACGAGTGGCACTTGCTCGGACACGTCCAAGAACTACCACTATGCGATCGAAGTCGAGCCTTATGCTGGAATTGAGCTCGGCGCGGAGGTGGCCAAAGTGAGCGACGAGGGTAACCCGATTGCGGATGCTACTCTTGCG TCCTTCACCCAGTCCATGTCGTCGACCTGCATTGGCTTCGACAGTATCACTTCGACCAAGACTGCCACTTCCACGAAAACCAAGTCGACTGATGAATCCTCGTCCGACGATGAGACATCTACCAAGTCCAAGTCCAAGTCTAAGTCTAAGTCGTCCACCAAGTCGTCCTCCAAGTCGGCCTCCAAGTCGGCTTCCAAGACCAAGTCTCACCCTAACAGCGCATCTGCGTCTGCTACTCCAACCGGCCACTCGTCCACCCACAAGCAcacctccagctccaccaaGTCTTCGGAAACCAGCAAGTCTACCATCACGTCGTATCCTAAGACCACCTCGGCTAAGGCCACGAGTTCCCACGCAGCTGCCAGTTCGTCTGCTCACAGCGTGCACAACCACGGCCGCAGCTTCAGACAGCATGGCCGTATCTAA
- a CDS encoding uncharacterized protein (COG:S;~EggNog:ENOG410Q2TF), whose translation MATAMHDDGYHSMPPTGGEGCRPPGDYLETGRAADPNSSVEDYSRVMLEYTQRRMADFADLDDGKGSSRSSRSSQTSGNSGNSTSGMLARQAAGTTGAAHDSSESARRASGVNSADLSF comes from the coding sequence ATGGCCACTGCTATGCATGACGACGGATACCATTCGATGCCCCCTACTGGAGGTGAGGGCTGTCGCCCTCCCGGCGACTACCTTGAGACAGGTCGCGCTGCCGACCCCAACTCGTCCGTCGAGGACTACAGCCGAGTCATGCTCGAATACACCCAACGCCGCATGGCGGATTTTGCCGACCTCGATGACGGAAAGGGGTCCAGCCgaagcagccgcagcagccaaacCAGCGGCAACAGCGGCAACTCGACCAGCGGTATGCTTGCCCGTCAAGCTGCCGGCACGACTGGAGCGGCTCACGATAGCTCCGAATCTGCCAGACGCGCGTCCGGCGTGAACTCGGCCGACCTGTCCTTCTGA
- a CDS encoding RNA polymerase II-binding domain-containing protein (COG:S;~EggNog:ENOG410PIP6;~InterPro:IPR006569,IPR039037,IPR008942;~PFAM:PF04818;~go_process: GO:0006874 - cellular calcium ion homeostasis [Evidence IEA]), producing the protein MASHQLAIAKASFSTGLLRPDPTSVARDEITAFHTSLDRALSHCTPANIQTCKQWLLEYVVSSGNRVGGWAKYLAALSGSFETSSTPSPAESGGKRSTSTSGKRKRLHILYLLNDVLHHTKYHLDTSAAFSTLSGSLQPHVVELLGYAASYDREKNPKHHRRLDELLDIWEENRYYGSDYVNKLREVVKNASVSGPVKTSLSVEESNLDFAGAGAKPMPSGKDVPFVMPATHGDPSMPYYDLPAGNLVPHIIPDSTVPLRPDTIKPLQFLAGPADENLVVALKKFMKDVDRIYGTGEPEHEEDEVVDIDDLGQVVVRDADGEIIEGETYYGWSRSFCQQMKKRQAKGDMSRSRSRSRSPVKRRRYSDSASDWSSRSRSRTRSPQRRSRRRDSRSRTRSPYRPRSASRSKSRERSKSYSPRPPAPRSIPPPPEYHQQQQPQYPPPHNAYGNAAPPPPPAPVGYHAPPPPPPQMGYPPAGGVPPHFAFPPGGPAPPPPPPPNYQGAWPPPPPPPMNLGAAPPPPPHAPHQGSHFPPPYGQGQYVQQMPPGSYHFPPPHPGSHPGRGGWYGGGGRGQGWR; encoded by the exons ATGGCATCCCATCAGCTCGCCATTGCCaaggcctccttctccacagGACTCCTACGTCCAGACCCGACGTCTGTCGCGCGCGACGAAATCACAGCCTTTCACACCAGCCTAGACCGGGCGCTATCGCATTGCACCCCGGCAAACATCCAG ACCTGCAAACAATGGCTCCTGGAATACGTCGTCTCGTCAGGTAACCGCGTAGGCGGATGGGCCAAATACCTAGCTGCGTTGTCTGGATCATTCGAaacatcatccacaccatcgCCGGCCGAGAGTGGTGGGAAAAGGTCGACCTCGACATCTGGCAAGCGGAAACGCCTCCATATCCTATATTTGCTGAATGATGTGCTGCACCATACGAAATACCACCTGGATACGAGCGCCGCGTTCAGCACTTTGAGCGGATCGCTGCAACCGCATGTGGTCGAGCTGCTGGGCTACGCGGCGTCGTATGATCGCGAGAAGAACCCGAAACATCATCGTCGGTTGGATGAGTTGCTGGATATCTGGGAGGAGAATCGCTATTATGGGAGTGATTATGTGAATAAGCTACGGGAGGTGGTCAAGAATGCTTCGGTGTCCGGTCCGGTCAAGACGTCGCTGAGTGTCGAGGAGAGTAATTTGGATTTCGCGGGAGCTGGTGCGAAACCAATGCCCTCGGGCAAGGATGTCCCGTTCGTCATGCCGGCTACGCATGGTGATCCGTCTATGCCGTACTACGATCTACCTGCGGGAAACCTCGTTCCGCATATTATCCCGGATTCGACGGTGCCGCTGCGACCGGACACAATTAAGCCACTGCAGTTCTTGGCTGGGCCGGCGGACGAGAATCTTGTCGTGGCGCTGAAGAAGTTCATGAAGGACGTGGATCGGATATATGGGACGGGAGAGCCGGAGCacgaagaggacgaggtggTGGATATCGATGATCTCGGCCAGGTGGTCGTTCGCGATGCCGATGGGGAAATAATCGAGGGAGAAACATACTACGGATGGTCACGATCATTCTgccagcagatgaagaagcgccAGGCAAAGGGAGACATGAGTCGCAGCCGGAGCCGTAGTCGCAGCCCCGTCAAGCGGCGACGATACAGCGACAGTGCCAGCGACTGGAGTTCGCGTTCACGATCACGAACTCGTTCACCGCAACGCAGATCACGCCGGCGTGATTCCCGATCCCGAACACGGTCTCCGTACCGACCTCGCAGTGCATCCCGATCCAAGTCGCGGGAGCGATCCAAATCCTATTCTCCGCGTCCGCCAGCTCCCcgatccatccctcctccgcctgaataccatcaacaacaacaacctcaatACCCCCCACCACACAATGCATATGGCAATGCAGCACCACCGCCCCCTCCAGCTCCGGTAGGATATcatgcaccaccaccgcctccaccgCAAATGGGGTATCCCCCGGCCGGCGGCGTACCACCGCATTTCGCTTTCCCGCCGGGAGGACCGGccccgcctccgcctccgccaccGAACTATCAGGGTGCTTGGccgcccccgccgccgcctccgatGAACCTCGGGGCggcacctccaccaccgccgcatGCTCCGCATCAAGGTTCCCATTTCCCACCGCCATATGGACAGGGTCAGTATGTGCAGCAGATGCCACCGGGGTCGTATcatttccctcctcctcatccaggaagtcatccaggaaggggaggatggtatggtggaggggggagaggacaAGGATGGCGCTGA